From Thermoleophilum album:
TGGGCGATCTGGGCGGTGATCTACCAGCAGCTCGAGAACCACCTCGTGCAACCGCTGGTTCAGCGCCGCACCGTGCAGGTGCATCCCTTCGTCATCATCGTCGCCGTTCTCTTCGGGGCGCAACTACTAGGCGTGTTCGGAGCACTGATCGCGATCCCCGTGGCTGCGTCGGTCGAGCTGGCGCTGCGCGAGTGGTTTGCGTGGCGCGCAACACACCCTCGCCCCGTCGCGCACGGAAGCTGACAGCGAGCGACCGAACCAACGAGCGGCACGCGCTGCGACTCGCCGCGGCACACGTCGTCGCAGCGTTCCTGACGCGCCGTGCGCTCACCTACGAAAGCGGCGAGCGAGGATCTCTTCGTAGAGCGCGTGAATCTCTTCGGCGACGCGTCCGATCTCGTAGCGATGCACGCGTTGTTTGCCGCGCTGCCCCAGCGTTTCTCGCAAGCGTCGGTCGCCCACGACGCGCTCGAGAGCCGCGCACAGGGCTCGTGGCGAATTGTCGGGCGCTAGCACGGCCGCATCACTGGCCAGCTCCGGGATACCACCAACCGCCGGCGCTACCACAGGCACCCCAGCCGCCATCGCTTCGATCACGAAAAGCGGGCTGCCCTCGAAGTCTGAGCTAAGAGCAGCCACATCGAAAGCCGATACGAGACGCGCCGCGTCGGGACGGGCGCCAGCGAACCAGGTGCGATCGGCGACACCCGCTGCGTGTGCAGCCTGGACGATTCGCTCCCGCTCGGGCCCATCACCAACCAGCACGAGCTTCACGTTGGTGCTCGCGCGAAGCATCGCGACAGCCTGGACGAGCTTGTCGAGCGCCTTTTCGCGGCGCATCACCGCTACCGTGCCGATCACGAGATCGCTCGCGGCGAGCCCGAGTTCCGCCCGCGCTTGCGACCGGGGCAGGGGGTCGGCAAGACGCCGGCCGGCGGGAATGACGACCACCCGCTCGCGGGGTATGCGCTCGACCTCGACGAGACCACTCGCAACCCAGTCGCTGACAGCTACGAAGCGGTCGGCCAACGGAGCGATGAGTGCTCTGTCGACGATCGAGCGTGGGCGCCAGCGCTGGAAAGCCCACGCGTGCTCGTGCACGACCGTTGCCGGCACCCCGGCCGCTTTCGCGCACAGCGTCGCCCACAGGTTGGACCCGAACATGTGCCCGTGGACGAGCGTGACGCGCTCTCGGCGCAGGTAAGAGATGAAGCGACGGAACTTATGCACCTCCCGTCGCCCTTTGCGTCCCACCGCGAAGAACGGAATATCTCTGTCCGCCAGCTCCTCGGCAACTGCGGTCGGTGCCGAGCGCGTGACTGCCAGGCGCGCATCGACTTCGCGTCGGCGTAACTCGTGAACGAGATCAACCGTGAACACCTCGGCACCACCGAGCCCCGACGTGAGCTCGTGCAGAACGTGCACAACGCGTATGGGCTCCCGAGAACTCCTCACGGTCACGCCTATCGCGTGGTCGCCGTTGCAGCTCGTCTGCGGGCGCGTGGCGCCGTCCACCGTCGACGGCGCTGCGAGGCTTGCGGCGAGGATGCTCTCTGCCGGTCGGGTGCCGCTGCAAGATCGGGCAGAGCGAAGGCCAGGGCCAACAGCAACCAGAGCTGCTTCCCGTACTGCTGCGAAAGCCAAACAATCGCAACCGCATATGCAACCAGCGCGACAAAGAGCGCTCGCGCCGCGACCGCGAGGTGGCGGTCGCCGATGGCCTCGGCCCGCAGCCAGGCACGCCGGCACGACGCGAACGCGATTCCGAGCAACGCGACGAAGAGAGCGAGTCCCGGCAACCCGGTCTCGGCCGCGACCTCGAGATAAGCGTTGTGGGCCACCTTCGGGTCGACAACGATGAACTGTGTTTCACGCAAGAGACCGGGCACAAGCAGGTAGCGCCCTGCCTCCTCGGGGAAGTTGCCCACGCCGACTCCGAGCAGCGGGTTGGCTTCGATCATCCGTGTCGCGACTGTCCAAAGGTCGGTGCGCCCAGTCCCCGAGCCCGGGTTGATGATCCGCGCCCGCACCTCGGGCGGTGCAATGGCCGAGAAATAAGCAACGGCCAGACCGCACAAGACAATTACCGCTGCAAGCGCCCGTCCTCGCCGTCGCTGCGCCACAGCGACCGCGGCAACCGCCGCGGCGGCCAGCGCCACGAGCCCTCCCCGCGAGCCCGTGAGAAACACGGCCAGGCAAGCGATGACCGCAAAAAGCGACCAGAGCGCACGCTCGACCGAAGCGCGTCCACGCGTGATAGCCAAGCCAACGCAGAACGCGATGCTCGCCACAGACAGCGTCGCGAACTCGTTGGGGTCGGTGCCCACGGCAACGAATCTCCCCTCGGTGGCACTTAGCGACGGCCCGAACAGCAGTCCAGCAATCACTGCCGTGACCGTTCCGAGAGCCCACCCTTTAAACACAGTCAGCTTCGCGCGAGCATCGGTGAGAAAGGCGTACGCGACCAAAACCAACGCGATGTCCATCCAGAGCCGCATGAGCGGTGGCCCGCTCGCGGCGGGTTCGCTTGCGTGCACGACGCTCAAAGTCGTCCATACGCCGAACAGGAGCAGGACCGCCAAAACGGCGGGGCGCTCCACCGCAAGATGGCGCAACCCGGCGCTGTTGACTGCTACAGCACCGAGCCACACGGCGAAGAGGAGAACGCCGAGCAGCTTTGCTGCAGTGACACCGTTGAGCAACAGCGGTGTTGTCTCGAGGATCGCGAGGTAGGTAAACAACGCGAGCCCGGCAACCGGGCGGACGACGGTCACCAGAAGCAGCACCAGCCCGAGCGTGACACCGACGGCGGTTGTGGGAGCTAGCGCCGCAAGCGCGCCGATCACACAGGCAAGGAGCGCTGCGCCAGCTAGGGGCAGCCACGTTCTGAAAGCAATCGCGTGCGGCATCGAAGCGGTCCTGTCAACGACCGTAGGCTACGAGTTATCGGAGCTCCGAGTGCTGAACCGACGCCGATCGCGCGGATAGCGGCCGAGCGCGGCGTAGCCGCGAACGCGGCGGCCCAGCTAGCGATTCAAGCAACCACAGCGGCGTTCACTGCGCTGCTGACCGTGCTCTTGGCGCGACTCCTCGGTCCGCGTGACTTCGGCGTTCTGAGCGTTGGCATGGCGGTCGCGAGCGTCGCTTCTCTCGTTGCGGACTTCGGCGTGTCGCACGGCGCTGCGCGCTTCCTCGCCGAGAGGAGGGCTGTGCCGTCCGGCTTGCGGCAGGTCGTCGTCCTTGCTCTGCGCGTGAAGACCGCGCTCAGCGTCGCGAGCGTAGCCGCATTGTGGGCCTTATC
This genomic window contains:
- a CDS encoding glycosyltransferase, translated to MHVLHELTSGLGGAEVFTVDLVHELRRREVDARLAVTRSAPTAVAEELADRDIPFFAVGRKGRREVHKFRRFISYLRRERVTLVHGHMFGSNLWATLCAKAAGVPATVVHEHAWAFQRWRPRSIVDRALIAPLADRFVAVSDWVASGLVEVERIPRERVVVIPAGRRLADPLPRSQARAELGLAASDLVIGTVAVMRREKALDKLVQAVAMLRASTNVKLVLVGDGPERERIVQAAHAAGVADRTWFAGARPDAARLVSAFDVAALSSDFEGSPLFVIEAMAAGVPVVAPAVGGIPELASDAAVLAPDNSPRALCAALERVVGDRRLRETLGQRGKQRVHRYEIGRVAEEIHALYEEILARRFRR
- a CDS encoding O-antigen ligase family protein, yielding MIGALAALAPTTAVGVTLGLVLLLVTVVRPVAGLALFTYLAILETTPLLLNGVTAAKLLGVLLFAVWLGAVAVNSAGLRHLAVERPAVLAVLLLFGVWTTLSVVHASEPAASGPPLMRLWMDIALVLVAYAFLTDARAKLTVFKGWALGTVTAVIAGLLFGPSLSATEGRFVAVGTDPNEFATLSVASIAFCVGLAITRGRASVERALWSLFAVIACLAVFLTGSRGGLVALAAAAVAAVAVAQRRRGRALAAVIVLCGLAVAYFSAIAPPEVRARIINPGSGTGRTDLWTVATRMIEANPLLGVGVGNFPEEAGRYLLVPGLLRETQFIVVDPKVAHNAYLEVAAETGLPGLALFVALLGIAFASCRRAWLRAEAIGDRHLAVAARALFVALVAYAVAIVWLSQQYGKQLWLLLALAFALPDLAAAPDRQRASSPQASQRRRRWTAPRARRRAATATTR